The Herbaspirillum sp. RTI4 genome has a segment encoding these proteins:
- a CDS encoding EAL domain-containing protein produces MLETMLSNLDGMVYRCRDDAQWSIEFISEGCVKLTGFQREDFMDEGRASLESITHPEDRLWVRKRIGVETAKKNRFEIEYRIVRADGEIRWVWERGVGIFSDKDELQALEGFIQDITERKQAEVALREAERRYRSIFENAIEGVFQSTMDGSYLAVNPALARIYGYASPEKLILGLSDIRQQLYVDPQRRAEFMRLMAQHGSVTNFESRIYRRDGEIIWISENARTVTDSIGKLQFYEGTVEDITKRKSHEAEMRHQATHDVLTGLPNRAMLNSHLQQSMQSAQESDSIVAVVFVDLDQFKLINDSLGHQVGDELLRTVAQRLSSCVRETDMVARQGGDEFVLVLPGQQDQASVTEVMQRILDVVARPWMIREKEFHVTCSIGVSLYPVDGRDVESLLKNADSAMYRAKEDGRNNFQYFSQSMDVQGDDRLQMLVSLRRALELQEFELYYQPKISLADGSLIGAEALIRWHDPVQGMIAPGKFIPLAEEAGLIVPIGEWVLRTACAQNKAWQDAGLSPVSMAVNLSPHQLNHDLATVVAQVLSETGLDAGWLELELTENVVMKDAEKTIASLNTLKALGLQISVDDFGTGYSSLSYLRRFPVDTLKIDQSFVREISNDLDSAAIVKAIISLAHTLNLKVIAEGVETTGQEQFLRENGCDAVQGYLFGKPMPAEEFLRLLQAS; encoded by the coding sequence ATGCTGGAAACCATGCTCTCCAATCTGGATGGCATGGTTTACCGTTGTCGTGACGATGCGCAATGGAGCATCGAATTCATCAGCGAAGGCTGCGTCAAGCTGACAGGTTTTCAGCGCGAAGATTTCATGGATGAAGGACGTGCCTCGCTGGAAAGCATCACCCATCCCGAAGATCGTTTGTGGGTGCGCAAACGCATAGGTGTTGAAACAGCAAAGAAAAACCGGTTTGAAATCGAATATCGCATCGTGCGTGCCGACGGTGAAATCCGCTGGGTGTGGGAACGCGGTGTCGGCATTTTCAGCGATAAGGACGAGTTGCAGGCCCTGGAAGGTTTCATACAAGACATTACCGAACGCAAGCAGGCCGAAGTCGCCTTGCGGGAAGCCGAACGACGCTATCGCAGCATCTTTGAAAATGCCATCGAAGGCGTGTTCCAGTCGACCATGGATGGTAGCTACCTGGCGGTGAATCCCGCGCTGGCAAGGATCTATGGATACGCCTCGCCGGAAAAACTGATCCTCGGCTTGAGTGATATTCGGCAGCAACTCTATGTCGATCCGCAGCGGCGCGCCGAGTTTATGCGCCTGATGGCGCAGCATGGGTCGGTGACCAATTTCGAGTCCCGCATTTACCGCCGCGACGGAGAAATTATCTGGATTTCGGAAAATGCGCGCACGGTGACGGATTCCATCGGCAAGCTTCAGTTTTACGAGGGAACGGTCGAAGATATCACCAAACGCAAATCGCACGAAGCGGAAATGCGGCATCAGGCCACACACGATGTGCTGACCGGCTTGCCCAATCGCGCCATGCTTAACAGCCATTTACAACAGTCGATGCAGTCTGCGCAGGAAAGTGACTCGATTGTTGCCGTCGTGTTCGTCGATCTGGATCAATTCAAGCTGATTAACGACAGTCTTGGTCATCAGGTAGGAGATGAGTTGCTGAGGACCGTGGCGCAACGACTGAGCTCTTGCGTACGGGAAACGGACATGGTGGCGCGGCAGGGCGGGGATGAATTCGTTCTGGTCTTGCCGGGGCAGCAGGATCAGGCCAGCGTCACCGAAGTCATGCAGCGCATATTGGACGTGGTGGCGCGGCCCTGGATGATAAGGGAAAAAGAATTTCATGTGACCTGTAGCATTGGCGTGAGCCTGTACCCGGTAGATGGCCGCGATGTCGAAAGTCTGCTTAAAAATGCCGATTCCGCCATGTATAGGGCGAAAGAGGATGGCCGGAATAATTTCCAGTATTTTTCCCAAAGCATGGATGTTCAGGGGGACGACCGGTTGCAAATGCTGGTTAGCTTGCGTCGCGCTTTGGAGCTGCAGGAATTTGAGCTGTATTACCAGCCGAAAATCAGCCTCGCCGATGGCAGCTTGATTGGCGCGGAAGCATTGATCCGTTGGCACGATCCGGTACAGGGCATGATTGCGCCGGGGAAATTCATTCCTTTAGCAGAAGAAGCGGGCTTGATTGTTCCTATTGGCGAGTGGGTGCTGCGAACCGCTTGTGCGCAAAACAAGGCGTGGCAAGATGCCGGCCTGTCACCGGTTTCTATGGCGGTTAACTTGTCGCCGCACCAACTCAATCACGATCTGGCCACGGTGGTGGCGCAAGTGTTGTCCGAAACCGGACTGGATGCCGGCTGGCTGGAACTGGAGCTGACCGAAAACGTGGTGATGAAAGATGCCGAAAAAACCATCGCCAGCCTGAACACCTTAAAAGCGCTGGGCTTACAGATATCGGTCGATGATTTCGGTACCGGCTATTCCAGTCTGAGCTACCTGCGCCGTTTCCCGGTCGATACGCTGAAAATCGACCAGTCATTTGTCCGTGAAATCAGCAACGATCTGGACAGCGCCGCGATCGTCAAAGCCATCATTTCCCTGGCCCACACGCTGAACCTGAAGGTGATTGCGGAAGGGGTGGAAACGACAGGACAGGAGCAGTTTCTGAGAGAAAACGGCTGCGATGCCGTACAGGGCTACTTATTCGGTAAACCGATGCCGGCGGAAGAATTTCTGCGGCTGCTTCAGGCGAGCTAA